Below is a window of Mycolicibacterium chitae DNA.
CGGCCCTGGGTTCGGCAATCTTGTTGGCGTTCACCGGGGTGGCGTTCAGCAGCGGCGCCGCACACGCGGGCCCGCCGCCGCCGTGCACCTACCGACTGTCGGCACCGCAGGTGGTGCACATCTCCGGCGTCGACATGGTCACCGCCACCCTCGAGGTCGACGACTGCGGGTGGCCGGCCGAACCGTACTCCAGTGTGGTCTGCCTGCAGGTCGACGGCGACGGCACGACCACCACCTGCATGCAGGCCCACGGACCCGAGAAGGCGCAGGTCTACTTGGGGCCGCACCGGCCCGGCACCGCCTACGCCGCCACGGGCCGTGGTTGCGGGCGCTGGGTGGGCAACCCGCCGGCCCCGGACTGCCAGCGGTTGGGGCCCGTCACCGCGACACTGTAGGGCCCGTTCCACCCCGCTGTCGGACGGGTTCGGTAGGGTCCTGCGGGTGAATTCGAGCCTGCCCGTGAAGTCCGTAAACGCCCGTCTCGCTGAGGAACTGGCCATCGCGGAAACCCAGGTCGCCGCCGCGGTCCGCCTGCTCGACGAGGGTTCCACGGTCCCGTTCATCGCCCGGTACCGCAAGGAGGTGACCGGCAGCCTCGACGACGGTCAGCTGCGCACCCTGGAGGAGCGGCTGCGCTACCTGCGCGAGCTCGACGAACGGCGCGCGGCGGTGCTGGCCTCCATCGACGAGCAGGGCAAGCTCACCGACGCGCTGCGCGCGGCGCTGCTGGCCGCCGACACCAAGGCCCGGGTGGAGGACATCTACCTGCCCTACAAGCCCAAGCGCCGGACCAAGGCGCAGATCGCCCGCGAGGCCGGGCTGGAACCGCTGGCCGACCGGCTGCTCGCCGATCCCGCGCTGGTGCCCGAGGCCGAGGCCGCCGGATTCCTCAACGACCAGGTGGCCGACGCGGCCGCCGCGCTCGAGGGCGCCCGCCACATCCTGGTGGAGCGGGCCGCCGAGGACGCCGAGCTGGTGGGGGAGATCCGGGAGAAGTTCTGGACCGAGGGTGCGTTGCGGACCGCGCCGGCCTCCGAGGAGATCGCCAAAACCCCGGAAGCGCAGAAATTCCGCGACTACTTCGAGTTCGGCGAGGCCCTGCAGACCTGCCCGTCGCACCGGGTGCTGGCGGTGATGCGCGGGGAGAAGGAGAAGGTCCTGGCGCTGAACCTCGAGGGCGGCGCCGACGAGGGCTACCTGGCCATGGTGGCCCGCACCCTCGGCATCGACATGACCGCCGGCGCTGCCGGCACCGCCTGGCTGTCGTCGGTCGTGTCGTTCGCCTGGCGTACGCGGCTGATGTTCTCCGCGGCGGTCGACGCGCGGATGCGGCTGCGGCAGCGCGCCGAGGAGGAGGCGGTCGCGGTGTTCGCCACGAACCTCAAGGACCTGTTGCTGGCGGCCCCGGCGGGCACCCGCACCACCCTCGGGCTGGACCCGGGCTTTCGCACCGGGGTGAAGGTCGCGGTGGTCGACGGCACCGGCAAGGTGCTCGACACCTGCGCGATCTTCCCGCATCAGCCGCAGAAGCAGTGGGACGTCGCCAAGGCCACGCTGGCCGCGCTCGTCGCCCGGCACGGCGTCGAGCTGATCGCCATCGGCAACGGCACCGCCTCACGGGAGACCGACGCGCTGGCCGCCGAGCTCATCGCCGACATGCGCGCCGCCGGGGCCAAGCCGCCGACCAAGGCGATGGTCAGCGAGGCCGGCGCCTCGGTGTACTCCGCGTCGGCCTACGCGGCCCACGAGTTGCCCGAGTTGGACGTCACGCTGCGCGGCGCGGTGTCGATCGCCCGCCGGCTGCAGGACCCGCTGGCCGAGCTCGTCAAGATCGAACCCAAGTCGATCGGCGTCGGCCAGTACCAGCACGACGTGACCCCGGGCATCCTGGCCCGCAGTCTGGGCGCCGTCGTCGAGGACGCCGTGAACGCCGTCGGGGTGGACCTCAACACCGCGTCGGTGCCGCTGCTGGCCCGGGTCTCCGGCATCACCGAATCGCTGGCCGAATCGATCGTCACGCACCGCGACAACACCGGCCCGTTCCGCAGCC
It encodes the following:
- a CDS encoding Tex family protein, whose translation is MKSVNARLAEELAIAETQVAAAVRLLDEGSTVPFIARYRKEVTGSLDDGQLRTLEERLRYLRELDERRAAVLASIDEQGKLTDALRAALLAADTKARVEDIYLPYKPKRRTKAQIAREAGLEPLADRLLADPALVPEAEAAGFLNDQVADAAAALEGARHILVERAAEDAELVGEIREKFWTEGALRTAPASEEIAKTPEAQKFRDYFEFGEALQTCPSHRVLAVMRGEKEKVLALNLEGGADEGYLAMVARTLGIDMTAGAAGTAWLSSVVSFAWRTRLMFSAAVDARMRLRQRAEEEAVAVFATNLKDLLLAAPAGTRTTLGLDPGFRTGVKVAVVDGTGKVLDTCAIFPHQPQKQWDVAKATLAALVARHGVELIAIGNGTASRETDALAAELIADMRAAGAKPPTKAMVSEAGASVYSASAYAAHELPELDVTLRGAVSIARRLQDPLAELVKIEPKSIGVGQYQHDVTPGILARSLGAVVEDAVNAVGVDLNTASVPLLARVSGITESLAESIVTHRDNTGPFRSRRGLLDVPRLGPKAFEQCAGFLRIRGGDDPLDASGVHPEAYPVVRRILDRSGVTLAEIIGAEKTLRSLRPADFADENFGIPTVTDILAELEKPGRDPRPAFTTATFADGVEKVADLKVGMVLEGVVTNVAAFGAFVDVGVHQDGLVHVSAMADRYVSDPHEVVRSGQVVRVKVLDVDVERQRIGLSLRLNDTPAAGKRAPNPRGGGQGGGGKSGGGQKNRGEQRNPNRAKNSRRESAAPAGSMAQALRDAGFGR